In one Novosphingopyxis iocasae genomic region, the following are encoded:
- the secF gene encoding protein translocase subunit SecF, with product MRLLKLVPDDTNIDFMKWRYIATGLSVLLMIISIVLVATRGLNFGVDFVGGQMIRVTFTETAEAPVSELRDTVGSLGYGSPSIQRFGAPNEVSIRMRLPQEAEGKTGAANAMTNAIVGAIQKDYPGARVDGVDSVSGKVSDELFQKGSIALLAAMVAIAIYIWVRFEWQFGVGGLAALAHDVTLTFGFFALTQLEFDLNIIAALLTIIGYSLNDTIVVYDRIRENLKKYRKMEIGELLNLSVNETLSRTVMTSLTMVIVLVAMLLLGPETIFGFTAAMTLGIVVGTYSSIYWGAPILVWLKVGPDSFVPVGDKPGAVPKDREGYTR from the coding sequence ATGCGACTGCTGAAACTCGTTCCGGACGATACCAATATCGACTTCATGAAGTGGCGCTACATCGCCACCGGCCTGTCCGTGCTGCTGATGATCATCTCGATCGTCCTGGTGGCGACGCGCGGGCTGAACTTCGGGGTCGATTTCGTGGGCGGCCAGATGATCCGCGTCACCTTCACCGAAACCGCGGAGGCCCCGGTTTCAGAGCTGCGCGATACGGTCGGCTCGCTCGGCTACGGATCGCCCTCGATCCAGCGCTTCGGCGCGCCCAACGAAGTCTCGATCCGCATGCGCCTGCCGCAGGAAGCGGAAGGCAAAACGGGCGCGGCCAACGCCATGACCAACGCCATCGTCGGCGCGATCCAGAAGGATTATCCCGGCGCGCGCGTGGACGGGGTGGACAGCGTGTCGGGCAAGGTATCGGACGAATTGTTCCAGAAGGGATCGATCGCACTGCTTGCCGCGATGGTCGCCATCGCGATCTACATCTGGGTGCGGTTCGAATGGCAATTCGGCGTTGGGGGGCTGGCTGCGCTGGCGCACGACGTGACGCTGACCTTCGGGTTCTTCGCGCTCACCCAGCTGGAGTTTGATCTCAACATCATCGCCGCGCTGCTGACCATCATCGGCTATTCGCTGAACGATACCATCGTGGTCTATGACCGAATCCGTGAGAACCTGAAGAAATACCGCAAGATGGAGATCGGGGAGCTGCTAAATCTCTCGGTCAACGAAACGCTGTCGCGCACGGTGATGACCAGCTTGACGATGGTGATCGTGCTGGTCGCGATGCTGCTGCTCGGCCCCGAAACCATCTTTGGCTTCACCGCGGCGATGACGCTGGGCATCGTGGTCGGCACCTACAGCTCCATCTATTGGGGCGCGCCGATCCTGGTGTGGTTGAAGGTCGGCCCGGACAGCTTCGTGCCGGTGGGCGACAAGCCCGGCGCCGTGCCGAAGGACCGCG